The following DNA comes from Acinetobacter sp. TR3.
GCAATTGCAACCGATTCAAGAATCATATTCTGGTCTTCGGAAAGTTTAATTGACAGCCCTTTCATTGCATTAGGCTCAAGATTGATACGAGTATTCAAACCTAGTTCGACAAAAGCACTCAGCCCATCGATAGACATTTCCCTTTTAGCTCTATGTCTATAGGCCAACTCTTCTAAATCTAACTTTTCAACCATTTGTTTTATCTATCAGTTTTTGAAATTGAATAAATTATAGCATATTAAATCTTAATGTAGATACAAATGTAAATACTTTTTGTAATAAAAAAAATTACGAAAAGTATTTACAGATTTTTTTTTGTGTTATAGGATGAAAAAAATACAGGCAATAGGCAGAAATAAAATGGTTAAAACGACCCATTTCATGAAGAGAACTTCTCAACGAGGAATTACCAAAGCAATGGTTAACTATGCTTTAGAGCATGGTGAAATCGATGGAGATAAGGTGATAGTGAATAGAAAATT
Coding sequences within:
- a CDS encoding DUF4258 domain-containing protein, giving the protein MKKIQAIGRNKMVKTTHFMKRTSQRGITKAMVNYALEHGEIDGDKVIVNRKLILRHREEVLRELAVMAKLLDKGGIVVVSEYESLITAYDFDSRKNKYS